A stretch of the Streptomyces ortus genome encodes the following:
- a CDS encoding TerD family protein, which produces MTHAMLKGSNVPLDATAVRAVLRWTPGRGVPDVDASALLLGPDGRVRSDEDFVFYNQPRHPSGKVWRLGKKRVNDGLAEGLTDTIQSDLAGVDNGVGRILLVASADGVTFDRVRALRIVVFDATIGDAEPLAYFDIKPETGEETALICGELYRRGEGWKFRALGEGYSNGLQGLAADFGISVDESGAEEAPASAGRAGSQPLPPEEPTTQVPQQPVQPAYGYPPAAPGPEPTRQQPPATQPAYGYPQPTSAPAYGYPPPPQPAAAAPSGYGYPQPVGPAPDPDFRLPPQGPQFIGR; this is translated from the coding sequence ATGACGCACGCCATGCTGAAGGGGTCGAACGTCCCGCTGGACGCCACGGCGGTGCGCGCCGTGCTGCGCTGGACGCCGGGACGGGGTGTCCCGGACGTGGATGCCTCCGCGCTCCTTCTCGGTCCCGACGGCCGTGTGCGGTCCGACGAGGACTTCGTCTTCTACAACCAGCCCCGGCATCCCTCGGGGAAGGTGTGGCGACTCGGCAAGAAGCGCGTGAACGACGGTCTCGCCGAGGGGCTCACCGACACCATTCAGTCGGATCTGGCGGGCGTCGACAACGGGGTGGGACGGATTCTCCTTGTCGCTTCCGCCGACGGCGTCACCTTCGACCGGGTGCGCGCGCTGCGGATCGTGGTGTTCGACGCCACGATCGGGGACGCCGAGCCGCTGGCGTACTTCGACATCAAGCCGGAGACCGGTGAGGAAACCGCCCTGATCTGCGGTGAGCTGTACCGGCGCGGCGAGGGCTGGAAGTTCCGGGCCCTCGGCGAGGGCTATTCGAACGGGCTGCAGGGGCTGGCGGCCGACTTCGGCATCTCGGTGGACGAGTCCGGGGCCGAGGAGGCGCCGGCGTCCGCGGGGCGGGCCGGCTCGCAGCCGTTGCCGCCCGAGGAGCCGACCACGCAGGTGCCGCAGCAGCCGGTCCAGCCGGCGTACGGATATCCGCCGGCCGCTCCCGGTCCGGAACCGACGCGGCAGCAGCCGCCGGCCACGCAGCCCGCGTACGGGTATCCGCAGCCGACCAGTGCGCCCGCGTACGGATATCCGCCGCCGCCCCAGCCCGCCGCGGCGGCTCCGTCCGGCTACGGCTACCCCCAGCCGGTGGGCCCGGCCCCCGACCCGGACTTCCGCCTTCCCCCGCAGGGACCGCAGTTCATCGGCCGATAG
- a CDS encoding TerD family protein yields the protein MSFWEGLWGGRSTQFDSGSAATNAIELTKRNQTISLSKQGAATGNLRINLSWRMRTSDIGGPQRGSLLRHPFKALKPEVVQAHTQSMVNVDLDLGCMYELTDGTKGVVQPLGGFLGDLNGPPYVKLSGDDRFGSGTGETVFVNLDHRENIKRLLIFVYIYDQTPAFDRTHAIVTLYPSNGPRIEIGLDERHSQARSCAVVMIENVKNELVVRREVKFVYGFQAELDRLYGWGLQWGRGYKAKADR from the coding sequence ATGAGTTTCTGGGAAGGCCTGTGGGGCGGGCGCTCGACGCAGTTCGACTCGGGCAGCGCGGCGACCAACGCCATCGAACTGACCAAGCGGAACCAGACGATCTCACTCAGCAAACAGGGTGCGGCCACCGGCAATCTCCGTATCAACCTCTCGTGGCGGATGCGGACCTCCGACATAGGCGGGCCCCAGCGGGGCAGCCTGTTGCGGCACCCCTTCAAGGCCCTGAAGCCGGAAGTGGTGCAGGCGCACACCCAGTCCATGGTCAACGTCGACCTCGACCTCGGCTGCATGTACGAGCTGACCGACGGCACCAAGGGGGTCGTCCAGCCGCTCGGGGGCTTCCTGGGGGACCTGAACGGCCCGCCGTACGTGAAGCTCAGCGGTGACGACCGGTTCGGCTCGGGAACGGGCGAGACGGTCTTCGTCAACCTCGACCACCGCGAGAACATCAAGCGGCTGCTGATCTTCGTCTACATCTACGACCAGACCCCCGCCTTCGACCGTACGCACGCGATCGTGACCCTGTACCCGAGCAACGGGCCCCGGATCGAGATCGGGCTCGACGAGCGGCACTCCCAGGCCAGGTCCTGCGCGGTCGTCATGATCGAGAACGTCAAGAACGAGCTGGTGGTGCGTCGCGAGGTGAAGTTCGTGTACGGCTTCCAGGCGGAGCTGGACCGTCTCTACGGCTGGGGCCTGCAGTGGGGCCGCGGCTACAAGGCGAAGGCCGACCGTTAG